In a single window of the Saccharothrix australiensis genome:
- a CDS encoding sigma-70 family RNA polymerase sigma factor — translation MAASWARNREAAADEALIRSLYAEHGRALLAYATRLTGDRAAAEDILQETLVRAWRHPEVLLNGRGPVRGWPFTVARNLVTDRIRARAARPREVAESPATSPVERDHADSVVDAVVVLEALDRLSSDHRDVLLEIYFRGRSVAEAAAALGVPPGTVKSRSHYALRALREVFVGRRAALEGVTG, via the coding sequence ATGGCGGCTTCGTGGGCCCGGAACCGGGAAGCCGCGGCCGACGAGGCGCTGATCCGGTCGCTCTACGCGGAGCACGGCCGGGCGCTGCTCGCCTACGCCACGAGGCTCACCGGCGACCGGGCGGCGGCCGAGGACATCCTGCAGGAGACGCTGGTCCGCGCGTGGCGGCACCCGGAGGTCCTGCTCAACGGCAGGGGTCCGGTGCGCGGCTGGCCGTTCACGGTGGCGCGCAACCTCGTCACCGACCGGATCAGGGCACGTGCCGCCCGTCCGAGGGAAGTGGCCGAGTCGCCCGCGACCTCGCCGGTGGAGCGCGACCACGCCGACTCCGTGGTGGACGCGGTGGTGGTGCTGGAGGCGTTGGACCGCCTGTCGTCGGACCACCGCGACGTGCTGCTGGAGATCTACTTCCGCGGGCGGAGCGTCGCCGAGGCGGCGGCGGCCCTGGGTGTGCCGCCCGGCACGGTCAAGTCGAGATCGCACTACGCGTTGCGCGCGCTGAGAGAGGTGTTCGTCGGACGACGGGCCGCGCTGGAGGGGGTGACCGGATGA
- a CDS encoding PHP domain-containing protein — protein MDPLWALRQVAFQLERAGEPTYRVRAFRRAADVVAALPAGDLARRVRDGTLTDLNGIGKATAGVIVDAVEGREPAYLSRFREPVVGGQAMRALLKGDCHTHSDWSDGGSPIREMAEAARDLGHEWMVLTDHSPRLTVANGLSAERLRRQLDVVAELNTELAPFLVLTGIEVDILLDGSLDQHPDLLARLDVVVASVHSKLRMPKAEMTERLLTAVANPHVDVLGHCTGRLVTGRGRPESEFDAEAVFTACRDNGTAVEINSRPERRDPPGRLLRLAVELGCTFAIDSDAHAPGQLDWLSYGCERAEECGVEPDRVINTRSAAELLAGRA, from the coding sequence GTGGACCCCCTCTGGGCATTGCGGCAGGTGGCGTTCCAGTTGGAGCGCGCGGGCGAACCCACGTACCGGGTGCGGGCGTTCCGGCGGGCCGCCGACGTGGTCGCGGCGCTGCCGGCGGGCGACCTGGCGCGCCGGGTCCGGGACGGCACGCTCACCGACCTCAACGGCATCGGCAAGGCGACGGCGGGCGTGATCGTCGACGCGGTGGAGGGCCGCGAACCGGCCTACCTGTCGCGGTTCCGCGAGCCGGTGGTCGGCGGGCAGGCCATGCGCGCCCTGCTGAAGGGCGACTGCCACACGCACTCGGACTGGTCCGACGGCGGCAGCCCGATCCGCGAGATGGCCGAGGCGGCGCGCGACCTGGGCCACGAGTGGATGGTGCTGACCGACCACTCCCCCCGGCTGACCGTCGCCAACGGGCTGTCCGCCGAGCGGCTGCGCAGGCAGCTCGACGTCGTGGCCGAGCTGAACACCGAACTCGCGCCGTTCCTGGTGCTGACCGGCATCGAGGTGGACATCCTCCTCGACGGCTCGCTCGACCAGCACCCGGACCTGTTGGCGCGGTTGGACGTCGTGGTCGCGAGCGTCCACTCCAAGCTGCGGATGCCGAAGGCGGAGATGACCGAGCGGCTGCTGACCGCCGTCGCCAACCCGCACGTGGATGTCCTCGGGCACTGCACCGGCCGGTTGGTCACCGGCAGGGGCAGGCCGGAGTCCGAGTTCGACGCGGAGGCCGTGTTCACCGCGTGCCGGGACAACGGGACGGCGGTGGAGATCAACTCGCGGCCGGAGCGCCGCGACCCGCCGGGGCGGCTGCTGCGGCTCGCGGTGGAACTGGGCTGCACGTTCGCCATCGACAGCGACGCCCACGCGCCCGGCCAGCTCGACTGGCTGTCCTACGGGTGCGAGCGCGCCGAGGAGTGCGGCGTCGAACCGGACCGCGTGATCAACACGAGGAGCGCGGCGGAGCTGCTCGCCGGACGCGCCTGA
- a CDS encoding radical SAM protein — translation MGQRGGGAVLQVHPTRLCNLRCLHCYSSSGPDVAESVPIAVLSQVVADAATLGYDVLNVSGGEPFLYPELSALLRAARATGMRTTITTNAVALTQRRIGLVRGLVDLVAVSLDGDQETHDRIRDQEGCFGRALTGIRRLTEAGIPVGVVTTLTQRNATQLGDVALAASRSGALLLQVHPLEPEGAASRFLAGERPDAVELAYAAVELGRIAEEHGLSVQLDAVPRTVLARRPAAFMAAPIAGSTPLGRWLPRLVVEANGAVVPVSYGFDRRYALGNVHERSLADLVGSWDASPFRELCRTTWQRLVDGRTGPLIPWYGHLVRASRAHRPAAAGR, via the coding sequence ATGGGGCAGAGGGGCGGCGGGGCGGTCCTACAGGTTCACCCGACGAGGCTGTGCAACCTCAGATGCCTGCACTGCTACTCCAGTTCCGGGCCCGACGTCGCCGAGTCGGTGCCCATCGCCGTGTTGTCACAGGTCGTCGCCGACGCCGCCACCCTCGGGTACGACGTGCTGAACGTGTCCGGCGGCGAACCGTTCCTCTACCCGGAGCTTTCCGCCCTGCTGCGCGCCGCGCGGGCGACCGGAATGCGAACGACCATCACCACCAACGCGGTGGCGCTCACCCAGCGCCGCATCGGACTGGTGCGCGGACTGGTCGACCTGGTGGCCGTGTCGCTGGACGGCGACCAGGAGACCCACGACCGCATCCGCGACCAGGAAGGGTGTTTCGGCCGGGCGCTCACCGGCATCCGGCGGCTCACCGAGGCGGGCATCCCGGTCGGTGTGGTCACCACCCTCACCCAGCGCAACGCCACCCAGCTCGGCGACGTGGCGCTGGCGGCGTCGCGGTCCGGCGCGCTGCTGTTACAGGTGCACCCGCTGGAGCCCGAGGGCGCGGCGAGCCGCTTCCTGGCGGGTGAGCGGCCGGACGCCGTCGAACTCGCCTACGCGGCCGTCGAGCTGGGGCGCATCGCCGAGGAGCACGGGCTGTCCGTGCAGCTGGACGCCGTGCCGCGCACCGTGCTGGCCCGCCGGCCGGCGGCGTTCATGGCCGCGCCGATCGCCGGGTCGACGCCGCTGGGCCGGTGGCTGCCCCGGCTGGTGGTCGAGGCGAACGGCGCGGTCGTGCCCGTGTCCTACGGGTTCGACCGCCGTTACGCGCTGGGCAACGTGCACGAGCGGTCGTTGGCCGACCTCGTCGGGTCGTGGGACGCGTCGCCGTTCCGGGAGCTGTGCCGCACCACGTGGCAGCGGCTGGTGGACGGCCGCACCGGTCCGCTGATCCCCTGGTACGGGCACCTGGTCCGCGCGTCGCGTGCCCATCGACCAGCCGCCGCAGGACGTTGA